Genomic segment of Microtus ochrogaster isolate Prairie Vole_2 linkage group LG5, MicOch1.0, whole genome shotgun sequence:
ACACAAGGGCGGTGCAAAGTCAGTCTTGTGTACTGCAGATGGAGCTCAGTAGTAAAGCACACGCTCGGCCTGCACAGGCCTTGGGCTCAATCCCCAGAGCAAAAAGCCGGTTGTGTTTACATTCTAGCAGCGAACAACTGGGAATCAAAATCGTGAAGCTGTGTGGGATGTGAAAtgctgccaggtgtggtggcacgtgcctttaatcccagcacttgggaggcagaggcagaggcaagtgtatctctgtgagtcaaaGCCAACCgtgtctacaaagagagttccaggacagcaagggctgcacagagaaaccctacccccccccccaaaaaaaaagcaaaagataagaTAACTAAATAAGTGAAGATGTCCTTTTTAAGGGCTGAAACAGTTAATCTTGGAATGAAAATGTTTCCCAGGTTAATCTAAAGATTTAACCTAATTCCATTTAAAATACCAACATAATTTTTTACACAATAAATAAGCTTCTTCTAGAATTACCACGGAAAGATAAAAGAGTTAGAATAcccaaaaacatttttaaaagaacgaAGAAGAGTCGTACTACCTCTGCGCCAGGACAAGAACAAGCATCCTCGTAAAGATAACAGTGCACGGTGAGTGAATACAGACACTGAGCAGTAGAACAGAGTCGACTCCACGTGTCGGGAAAAGCAGAACGTCTCTTCCTCTGTTCTCACACCACCATCTAAACAAGTCTTCTGTGACCTCAGATGTGTGGGAATTCTTTACACTAGCACACAACGACTCCTCATAGCTGGACATCCTCCAGTCCTGTCCACTCTGACACTATCGTCCAGGACAGTGACTCCACATAGCTGGACATGCCCCAGTCCTGTCCACTCTGACTCTATCGTCCAGGACAGTNNNNNNNNNNNNNNNNNNNNNNNNNNNNNNNNNNNNNNNNNNNNNNNNNNNNNNNNNNNNNNNNNNNNNNNNNNNNNNNNNNNNNNNNNNNNNNNNNNNNNNNNNNNNNNNNNNNNNNNNNNNNNNNNNNNNNNNNNNNNNNNNNNNNNNNNNNNNNNNNNNNNNNNNNNNNNNNNNNNNNNNNNNNNNNNNNNNNNNNNNNNNNNNNNNNNNNNNNNNNNNNNNNNNNNNNNNNNNNNNNNNNNNNNNNNNNNNNNNNNNNNNNNNNNNNNNNNNNNNNNNNNNNNNNNNNNNNNNNNNNNNNNNNNNNNNNNNNNNNNNNNNNNNNNNNNNNNNNNNNNNNNNNNNNNNNNNNNNNNNNNNNNNNNNNTCCTGTCCACTCTGACACTATCGTCCAGGACAGTGACTCTGCATAGCTGGACATCCTCCAATCCTGTCCACTCTGACACTATCGTCCAGGACAAGCTCAGTGCACTTGCAACGTCCTGGCTTCAACCCCTGGCACacaatgaagaaggaaaggaagaaagatggatggagaaatggagagacagaaggaaagaaaaagggaaagggaggaaggaaaacttGTCCACCTTGCCAACATGGCCTTGAAGTAGTATCGGGTCTCACAGACTGATTAGTAGCTTGGGCCCTAAGACTGCCCTGTTCAGACCTAGTTGTGGGTCTAGGACTCCAGAACATCTGACCAATGCACTACAAACTGGACTTCTCATGATGACCTCTTCAGGTTTGATTTGTTCAGCAAGGTCACTCATAGAACTCAGGGAAACACGATCCTTCATGGAGCCATAAACAAGACCTTAAAGAACACAGATAAAGAGATACATAGGTCTTCACCTGAAAACATCTCAAACACAGGAGTCTCTATCTTCTCAGCATGCCAAATAGTCTATGATCTCCTCCCTGCAAGTCTCTGTATGTTCTGCTTCAAAAAGCTGTCCAAATTCTGTCCTTCAGGGTGTTTGTGTAGGCTTTATTGAATAGGTATGAGCTCTAATAAACTGGGCAGGGAACCCCAAGAATGGCCTGTCGGTTCAGATTCCTCCTCCAATGAATGGGGCATGGTCCTTCTAAATGAGGGAGACCTTGTGATTTATTAAGTCAGTATTTCTATACAGCCACCTAAAGGCAAGGGGAGACAAGAGTTTCTATAACCTGCATTTAGACAGGAGTTATAAACTAGTATCCAtggtcaaaaacaaaaatataggaCTGGGATTGTGGTCAGTGGTAGCGTGGTTTGTCTGCTATActcagtgcacacatacatgcacactctcacatacatattccagaaaaaaaaggccCACCCAAAAGTGGGCAAAAGAGCTTTATTGAAGTATaattgacatatttttaaaaaagaactatttgCACTTAACTTGTGCAATCTGAGCTTAGGAACAGACTAGGCAATTTCTTATCCATTTCAGGCTGCTGGAACACTACCGCAGACCGGATGATTTACAAGCAAAActttatttggctcatggttctggaggctggggtgCCCAAGAGTGTGGTCTTTGTACCACATCATCTCATGATGGAAGCCAGGAGGGCAAGGGGCGGGGGCAGGGGGCCGAACTTGTTTCTGGGATGAGCCCACTCTAGCAACATTAACCCATCCCAAGGCAGCACCTTTCTGACTACTGAGTCAGGCCTCACTTCCCAACACTGTAGCATTGAGGATTAAATTTGCAACACATAAAATCTCAACCAGTAACAGGCAGCAGTTGGAATAAGACAATGAGTCAGTAGAAAAGCTTCTTAAACCTGGTCCTGTTTATAGGCTGAAGGTGGGGGAGCCAATAAGGGAGAAAGCTGGGGTTCAGAATGACGGTAGATCAAGcaaaagaaggaacaaagggaAACGTGATCAAAGGCACAGGTGGGTGAGTTGACAGTCTGCAGAAGGAAGCGGCTCTCCTTCTGAAACTAAAGGAAAAGAGGCTGAGTAAACATGGATGTTTTACATCACCTTTGATGCTTGGGATAAAGATTTCCAAACTGAAAATCATGAGCCCTGTCGTAAAAGCTCTCTGATTCTGTTATTTTTACTACAGCAGTCTCAGATGAGGGTTTTCAAAGaccagctgtcttagttagggtttctatgctctgtgtctgtgagatgccatgaccacaacaactcttataaggagAACAGTTCATTgaggctggcttatagttcagaggttcagtccattatcatcatggtggggagcatagtggcatgcaggcagacagggtagtggctacatcttgatcagaaggcaacagggaCACTGAATGGTATCTtgaacatcaaagcccacccccacaatgacacacttctccaacaaggccacacctactttaacaaggccacacctgctaatagcgccactccctatgagattatgcaggccaattacattcaaaccaccacaccagtcCTAATAGGCACAAAGCCCACTGCTTCTTTGGCAAATGGGCATAGGCTGTTGTATTGAGGGATCCTTTTCCTGTACACGCATGTTTATTGTGGTACTGTTCACAGAAACCAAGATACAGAATCAACCTTGGTGCCTGTCTTATCGTGCTGTGACGGCACACTATGACTAAAACCAAGTTGGGGAGAAacgggtttatttggcttacacgtcCTTGTAATAATGACAGTacatcattgaaggaagccaggacaagaactcaaacagggcaggaacctggaggcaggagctgacgtaGAGGCCATGAAGGGGCCCTGTTTACTGGTAAGCTTTCcctagcttgctcagccttctctctgataaaacccaggaccactagtccagggatggcaccacccaccatgggctgggtccaACCCCATCagtcactatttaaaaaaaaaaacgccctacagccagatcttacagaggcattttctcaactgaggttccctccttccagacaactctagtttatgtcaagttgactaAGACTAGCAAGCAcaatgtccatcaacagaaaagaaaatggaaaagaagataTAGTTTATATACACAATAGGGCTTTATTTAGCCATAAAAACTAAATTGTGTCATTTTCAGGTAGATGGACTTAGAACTAGTTATCATTGTATTGAGCGAAATAacaagactcagaaaaacaagtaTCATGTTTTCTCTCCTACATAGAATCTAGATTCTTCTGGGAAAATACAACCCTGAAAGTAGAGGAGTGAGCACTTGGGAAGGGGAAGGGTGTCCGCAGAGAACATAGGGGTGGAGTAATCATGGCACAGTAACTATACCGTGAAAATGCCAGAATGAAGCCCactttggtgggggggggggcttgaaacagtctcgtgtagctcaggctgggctcaaatACACCAGCATCTTAGAATGACtaagtcctgatcctcctgccgccacctccccagtgctgctggtattacaagcatgctccaccacacccagatgAAACCCAAGGTGCCAGGTCTTGAAAaactctattgctgtgaagagacaccacaactagggcaactcttatcaaggaaaacatgtaattgaggtggcagcttacagttcagaagttcagtccattatcatcatggcagggagcatggcggcatgcaggcagacatggtgctggctacatcttgatcagaaggcaacggGAAGTGGACTGTGACACGGGGCAGTTACTTGAACATAGGAAAcatcaaagcctgtccccacagtgactcacttcctacaaggccatacccactccaacaaagtcatacctcctaatagtgccactccctataagcttatgggggccagttacattcaaactatcgcAGGGGCTTCGGGAGGTGATTATGGTTGCCTTGGGTATTAGGGTGAATCCCTCAGGGTTGATATTACAGCTCCTTGGCAGGAGGACAGtgcctttttgtttcctgtttcttcaaGGAATGGCATATTACAGGTGCACAAGACATAGttttgaaggaaagaagaaatgctttcctttttgaaCACTTCTATGAGGACATTAGAACAGCCTTCTCTTCCATATAGGCCCATCAAGTAGCCTAGGAATGGCACACTATTGACAGTTCTATGGTCCCTGTCTAAAACTGCTGGTCTGACGTAATTCTAAAGATGAGTACCCCACACCACATGGACAGCGCAGCCTGCTCTTCAATGTTAgtttcacaggaaaagaaagatagtGACCCTTGTTAACACTAATTCTGTAGCTATGGGTTGTGATGCCTAGCTGCCTCTCAGTCCTCAACAGCAATTTGGGTTCTGATATCAGAACACCTGGGTTTCAATCTCATTTCCATCAACTCTGCTCCCTTGGGCAAGTTGTTTAATCTCTGTGCCTCAGTACAATTTCTCCAAGGCATAGTGTTGTCACCCACCATGGgagctcatgcctgtaaccccagcactctgggagactaaggcaggagggcTGAATGGCTgcctggagtttgaggccacccggagctctattacagagcggtcatagctacacagtgagtgGCATTTAACGTATTTAAAATAGTACCTTTGCACTTGGCATTTTTTATTATCAGTTTTATAATCAGATAATAATATATACTACTATATTTACGTAAATTCTACATTAAGAACAAAGTATTCCCCCATAACACctggaaagtgtgtgtgggggggatactAAATGCTCAAAAATTAATGTGAGTTGTGTTTGATAGACATAAATGAAGACGTCTCTAAAATGTAATTTAGATAAGAGTGGTCTGGGGATATGTAAACATCGTCTGTTATTTTCCTGTAATTAGTTGCTAGATGCTTTGTGACTTGGTCTTTTTCTTGCCCTCTTCAAAGCGTGGAGTTTGTTGCAATGCGCGTTACAGTTCTCAGAAACGCTAGCGGCCTGACAAGCTGGCTGTTTGGCTAGTCTGAGGGCTGAGGTTGCTGCAACAAAAAGTGGGTTACATGACAGAACAGCTCTGTTGCTGGAGGTGGAGGACCAATAGCCTCCGACCAAGCGCACAGGGCGAAATGGAGCAGCTATGGTCTTTGTGAGGGTTCCTCTGGCCACTCCCGAGCCCAGTGGGTACCTGACGGTAAGTGCCCCATGCTGAGCCCGGAGACCTGGGTGGGTGCGCTGATAGAGTCGGATAGGTGCGTTCTTCCCAGCCCGAGCAGGTGTTGGCTGGTGGCAGCATCCGCACGTACCCTGCTCTGCCCTGGGAGAGGGTCGGTGGGAGCCTCGCTACAACGCCTGCAGCCCAGACCCGGGCCAGCTCCGGGGCGCGCTGACCTTGCCGCGGGCGGCCGGGCTGGCGCAGTCTCTGCGCCGCAGCGCCGGCTACTCGTGCGGGCGCCCCCTGGCACCCGGACCGCCCGTTCCTCGGCCGCCGCCGCAGCAGCTCGCTCGTGCTCCCACCGCGCCCCACGCGCGCCACGCCCGCGGCTAGCCCAGCAGCGCGGTCCGCGCCCGCAGCTCGGGAGGGTGGGGCGGCGCGCGCCCACGGGCCGGCCGGAGGCGCAGGGAGCGGGTGCACGCGCAGGGGGAGGGCGTGCTCCGGGCGCGCGCGCGGCGGCCTCAGCCGGTCGCGCCGCCCGCGCCGCCCGCTCCCGGCGCTCGACCCAGCACGTCGGCTCCGGAGCGGCCGTGGGCAGCGCGGGCCCGCGGCATTAGAGTCCGCCGGCCTCGGACCCGCGTCCCGCACGGGGACTGTCCCGGTAAGCGAGGGCGGGGGCGGTGGGACCCGGCCGTCACCCTGAGGGGCGGGTCTGCGGTCCTGGACAGTCCTCCCCGGACTTGGATGCTG
This window contains:
- the LOC113457738 gene encoding uncharacterized protein LOC113457738 — its product is MVQVFSAACCFRESSLSIQCRRSPSLVVGPWPEPTDGVQFSLSVDLEGFPPHLLPSTSAGTVPVRDAGPRPADSNAAGPRCPRPLRSRRAGSSAGSGRRGRRDRLRPPRARPEHALPLRVHPLPAPPAGPWARAAPPSRAAGADRAAGLAAGVARVGRGGSTSELLRRRPRNGRSGCQGAPARVAGAAAQRLRQPGRPRQGQRAPELARVWAAGVVARLPPTLSQGRAGYVRMLPPANTCSGWEERTYPTLSAHPPRSPGSAWGTYRQVASGMVGLCSRDLLLDASIQDLVPALLSVSPKV